The following are encoded in a window of Pseudomonas sp. St316 genomic DNA:
- a CDS encoding AAA family ATPase, protein MYLSALKIQNFRQFGAEPNNLFIEFNKGVTALVGENDAGKSSVIDALRFVLQTRDGEYVRIQPEDFHIPVEGPQASQITIIAKFADLSVADQGALSEYVTFNGNAAVVYIHWTARRLSDDVLARRWVDIAVRSGHSGGGPSLDTNVRQLLAAAYLRPLRDATREMSPGRGSRLSQVLKNFPNIKGGSGFDIDRPFENPASLSLTGLAGYLRHLVNLHPGVAAAEGSINDNYLSHLSLEGDELHGRINFVDGSSESARLRQILERMELSLLDQGSQEARGEYGMGSNNLMFMACELLLLGKEPDGLPLLLIEEPEAHLHPQRQLRLMEFLSESAKPRVASPTVVQETVNSKRVEDSLPWNEGSGTPSTESSGHRGTASDEGSQESETRPVQVILTTHSPNLSSKIALDNLVLMHGRKAYSLGKQHTKLDEGDYRFLARFLDVTKANLFFARGVLIVEGDAEAILLPALAKLLEKDLTRHGVSVVNVGGIGLGRYARILQRATPGAGVLNIPVACVSDMDVMPDCAPEILGLVEGADDPKWENTGQRKWRATRDFGVDDESQALGLEERRRLRKANDEQNVKTFVAGQWTLEYDLAFSGMAREMLIAARLAAKDDALHAGRETHDQIIEQAIVEYDGLHNSDMSPEQVSSTVYALFHRKVASKAITAQYFVDILEQRYQRILVPREGLEERLPGYLLEAINYVTSRLEVPHEQHQPSQQQSERQTP, encoded by the coding sequence ATGTATTTGTCAGCACTCAAAATTCAGAATTTCCGTCAGTTTGGCGCCGAGCCAAACAACCTATTCATCGAATTCAACAAGGGTGTGACAGCCCTGGTTGGTGAGAACGACGCGGGGAAATCATCAGTCATCGATGCCCTGCGATTCGTTCTCCAGACGCGTGACGGAGAATATGTACGCATACAGCCTGAAGACTTCCACATCCCAGTTGAAGGACCCCAGGCGAGCCAGATCACGATCATTGCCAAATTTGCAGACCTATCCGTCGCGGATCAGGGGGCGCTGTCTGAGTACGTCACGTTTAATGGGAACGCTGCGGTCGTTTACATCCACTGGACAGCACGAAGGCTCTCGGACGACGTACTAGCACGTCGTTGGGTGGATATTGCTGTGCGCAGTGGTCACAGCGGCGGCGGCCCAAGCCTCGACACCAACGTCCGGCAGCTTCTGGCGGCTGCATACCTGCGCCCCCTTCGCGACGCCACGCGGGAAATGTCTCCGGGACGTGGATCCCGACTGTCGCAGGTACTCAAAAACTTCCCAAACATCAAGGGAGGTAGTGGATTCGATATCGATCGCCCGTTTGAAAATCCCGCATCGCTGAGCCTCACTGGATTGGCAGGTTACTTACGGCATTTGGTGAACCTGCACCCAGGTGTGGCTGCTGCAGAAGGCTCAATTAACGACAACTACCTGTCCCACCTTTCGCTTGAAGGTGATGAGCTACACGGGCGCATCAATTTCGTCGATGGTAGTTCCGAATCTGCTCGCCTCAGACAGATACTGGAACGCATGGAGCTGAGTCTTCTTGACCAAGGATCACAAGAAGCTCGTGGCGAGTATGGAATGGGCTCCAATAACCTGATGTTCATGGCCTGTGAGTTGCTGTTGCTGGGTAAGGAGCCTGACGGGCTTCCGCTGTTACTCATTGAGGAGCCCGAGGCACATCTCCATCCTCAGCGACAACTGCGCCTGATGGAGTTTTTGAGCGAATCAGCAAAGCCCAGAGTCGCCTCCCCCACTGTCGTTCAGGAAACGGTGAACAGTAAACGTGTTGAAGACTCTCTCCCGTGGAACGAAGGCTCCGGAACCCCGTCAACTGAGTCCTCTGGTCATCGCGGAACGGCTTCAGATGAGGGCAGCCAGGAAAGCGAAACGCGCCCGGTACAAGTCATCCTCACCACCCACAGTCCCAACCTCAGCTCCAAGATCGCCTTGGACAATCTAGTGCTGATGCACGGTCGCAAAGCTTATTCGCTCGGGAAGCAGCACACGAAGCTGGATGAAGGGGACTATCGCTTCCTCGCCCGTTTCCTGGACGTGACCAAGGCGAACTTGTTCTTCGCACGTGGGGTGCTCATCGTCGAGGGCGATGCTGAAGCCATCCTGTTGCCGGCGCTGGCGAAGCTGCTCGAAAAAGACTTAACCCGCCATGGGGTATCGGTCGTAAATGTAGGGGGCATTGGTCTTGGCCGCTATGCTCGAATCCTCCAACGTGCGACCCCTGGGGCTGGTGTTCTGAACATCCCCGTAGCCTGCGTCTCGGACATGGACGTCATGCCTGATTGCGCACCAGAAATTCTGGGTTTGGTGGAAGGTGCTGACGATCCGAAATGGGAAAATACTGGACAGAGAAAGTGGCGCGCAACGCGCGATTTTGGTGTCGATGATGAGAGTCAGGCTCTCGGCTTGGAGGAGCGACGCCGCCTGCGTAAAGCGAACGACGAGCAGAATGTAAAAACGTTCGTGGCGGGGCAATGGACGCTGGAATACGACTTGGCGTTCAGCGGCATGGCACGCGAAATGTTGATCGCCGCACGCCTAGCTGCAAAGGATGATGCGCTTCATGCCGGTCGGGAAACGCATGATCAGATCATCGAGCAGGCCATTGTTGAGTATGACGGCCTTCACAATTCGGACATGTCGCCTGAGCAAGTGAGCTCTACTGTCTATGCCCTGTTCCACCGCAAGGTCGCCTCAAAGGCCATCACTGCTCAGTACTTTGTCGATATTTTGGAGCAGCGTTATCAGAGGATCTTGGTGCCTCGCGAGGGTCTGGAGGAAAGACTCCCCGGCTACCTCCTTGAGGCGATCAACTATGTGACCTCTCGCTTGGAAGTGCCCCACGAACAGCACCAGCCATCGCAACAGCAATCTGAGCGGCAGACACCATGA
- a CDS encoding Shedu immune nuclease family protein, with protein sequence MAVQRRQGQSRWYTDVEVMEPAFRIEAGVTDEGLEYRDLFMQTFVRDTSDPRHWQSQPEPDWNWLARVFQKQIVTYPVFSNPHAQRYLKPRHGRFRTITYEKYFGKSLPDNPVSAISDIELSLPWRTFNPCNYGLGLTKELDEIWRGLSSFPQLNTIVLGRDDILRVDGNTVRIPEDELQAIRRAFERTTRKMRDVVKQARTVHIRNALLAPLDSERFPPIVQVNPEGQLVEVRLDRGRQNKEVARAGRKATVKALRSNVEKLATEAPRELIELHAEIERVTLAQMIEQYESMLQKGLSENVWQKFFERNIFILTMIFARPVRLLHTQFHAQGSGLDGTGAQIGDYLFAEQGLALAIVEIKKPSSSLLRAKPYRNKEVFAPDEELSGAVTQVLYQQSKLHENWIIHQQRPELRDSRPDAIRCVVIAGILPKEDMQCRSFEVFRNACKNVEVITFDELLGKLRLLLEHLSPRKEPPDKVPADDLPF encoded by the coding sequence ATGGCAGTGCAACGTCGTCAGGGGCAAAGTAGGTGGTACACGGATGTTGAGGTCATGGAGCCAGCGTTTCGGATTGAAGCTGGCGTGACCGATGAAGGCCTAGAGTACCGAGATCTGTTCATGCAGACTTTCGTTCGGGATACCTCTGACCCCCGTCATTGGCAGAGTCAGCCTGAACCCGATTGGAATTGGCTGGCAAGGGTCTTTCAGAAGCAGATTGTCACCTATCCAGTGTTCTCCAATCCTCATGCACAGCGTTACCTGAAGCCTCGGCATGGCCGCTTCCGAACAATCACTTATGAAAAGTACTTTGGAAAAAGCCTGCCGGATAATCCGGTATCGGCGATTTCTGATATAGAGCTGTCGCTTCCATGGCGGACGTTTAACCCATGCAACTATGGGCTAGGGCTAACTAAGGAGTTGGATGAAATTTGGCGGGGACTTTCCAGCTTTCCGCAACTTAACACCATCGTGCTGGGGCGTGACGATATTTTAAGGGTGGACGGAAATACCGTACGAATTCCGGAGGATGAGCTCCAAGCGATACGGCGAGCATTCGAGCGCACGACTCGAAAAATGCGCGATGTCGTGAAACAGGCCAGGACAGTCCACATCCGCAACGCGCTTTTGGCACCTTTGGACTCTGAGAGATTTCCACCCATTGTCCAAGTCAACCCGGAAGGCCAACTGGTTGAGGTTCGCCTGGACCGGGGAAGACAAAACAAAGAAGTCGCTCGCGCTGGGCGAAAAGCAACGGTCAAAGCGCTGCGCTCCAACGTAGAAAAGCTGGCGACGGAGGCACCTAGGGAACTGATAGAGCTGCATGCGGAGATTGAACGCGTCACTCTGGCTCAGATGATTGAACAGTACGAAAGCATGCTTCAGAAAGGACTTTCTGAAAACGTCTGGCAGAAATTCTTTGAGCGCAATATCTTCATCCTCACCATGATTTTCGCCCGTCCTGTTAGATTGCTTCACACCCAGTTTCATGCCCAGGGCTCTGGACTGGACGGGACCGGCGCACAGATTGGTGACTATCTATTCGCCGAGCAAGGCCTCGCGCTAGCCATTGTGGAAATTAAGAAACCAAGCAGTTCCTTGCTGCGTGCGAAGCCCTACCGAAACAAAGAAGTGTTCGCGCCTGACGAGGAGCTGAGTGGGGCGGTTACTCAGGTGCTTTACCAGCAGAGCAAACTTCACGAGAATTGGATAATTCATCAGCAACGCCCAGAGCTTCGAGACTCACGTCCGGATGCCATCAGATGCGTGGTCATCGCCGGCATTTTGCCCAAGGAGGACATGCAATGCCGGAGTTTCGAGGTGTTTCGAAATGCCTGCAAGAACGTGGAAGTGATCACCTTCGACGAACTGCTGGGTAAGCTGCGATTGTTATTGGAGCACCTATCTCCACGCAAAGAGCCGCCGGATAAAGTACCGGCGGATGACCTGCCTTTCTAG
- a CDS encoding UvrD-helicase domain-containing protein: protein MITFRDLVPEITDEDINWISGLMKLEGLDEQRMAFLRARETLDVSACPGSGKTTLLVAKLAILARNWKSRTRGICVLSHTNVAREEIEQRLGDTDVGRRLLSYPHYIDTIHGFVRRFLATPWLLSAQHRFTAIDDELTHRVRSKYMWEEREDRRILRGFLGHRTFDTKLLRLASTDFSNPRIGVARGSLPCGPDAQSYQIMARAVGKAARQGYFCYDEIFVLGTAQLSERPSVTEGLRHRFPCVFIDEMQDTSAMQNDYLSAIFPRDNSGICVTRVGDPNQAIFESDIHTNGSDFPDRSRAVDISSSFRFDESIALLANPFAFHAVADGLSGRRSVGEEGPLRHTIFVFPDGDCSGVLDAYGHLVLQELPADLRGKATVSAIGYTHRDFDPIDADPLHYPKTVGHYWEGYDRNAGSGAYRPPTLIERIRQAKRNLVKGDTAHHSVEEVAKGLLHLVNLTNLTTKIKVGARQHVQVQQLLTNPEDLATYQQLVVELLFTSNIISTDNWSSYARRFSNLASVLAGAHEQPETAQGYLTWVAESAEVVQEGAVQNAVNTFRSTHENDVVDIKLGSIHSSKGQTHTATLVLETFNYEHFIASLLPWAAGQNSHGGARPGKRTTQRLLAMYVAMTRPTHLLCLAISRRALGEGEAFEANCVQLREQGWDIQHL from the coding sequence ATGATCACGTTCCGTGACCTGGTGCCCGAAATCACCGACGAGGACATCAACTGGATCTCAGGACTTATGAAGCTTGAGGGCCTGGATGAGCAGCGCATGGCGTTTCTTAGGGCGCGAGAAACACTCGACGTATCGGCGTGCCCGGGAAGCGGTAAAACCACATTGCTTGTCGCCAAACTCGCCATCCTCGCCCGCAACTGGAAAAGCCGCACTCGTGGGATTTGCGTGTTATCCCACACCAACGTAGCCCGCGAGGAAATCGAGCAGCGCCTAGGCGACACTGATGTTGGCCGCCGGCTGCTGAGCTACCCCCACTACATCGACACGATTCATGGGTTCGTCAGGCGCTTCCTTGCCACGCCTTGGCTGCTCTCCGCGCAACACCGTTTTACCGCGATCGATGATGAGCTGACTCACCGGGTGCGCTCAAAATACATGTGGGAGGAACGAGAAGACAGGAGGATTCTGCGCGGTTTCCTAGGACATAGAACCTTCGATACCAAATTGCTCCGGTTAGCCAGTACAGACTTTTCCAATCCTCGCATTGGTGTCGCTCGGGGCAGCCTTCCGTGTGGCCCTGATGCTCAAAGCTATCAAATAATGGCGAGAGCGGTAGGAAAGGCAGCCCGGCAAGGTTACTTCTGCTACGACGAAATTTTCGTACTGGGCACCGCCCAGCTTAGTGAGCGGCCAAGCGTCACGGAGGGATTGAGGCACCGTTTTCCCTGCGTCTTCATCGACGAGATGCAAGATACCTCAGCGATGCAGAACGACTACCTGAGCGCTATTTTCCCCCGGGACAATTCAGGGATATGCGTGACGCGAGTTGGCGATCCCAACCAAGCGATTTTCGAATCGGACATCCACACCAATGGCAGTGACTTTCCGGATCGAAGCAGAGCAGTCGACATCTCCAGCAGCTTTCGCTTCGATGAGTCGATCGCGTTGCTGGCAAATCCCTTTGCTTTCCATGCTGTTGCAGACGGGCTTTCCGGGCGGCGCAGCGTGGGTGAGGAAGGGCCGCTCCGCCACACCATTTTTGTTTTCCCTGATGGTGACTGCAGCGGTGTACTGGATGCTTATGGGCATCTGGTTCTCCAAGAGCTCCCCGCTGACCTACGGGGCAAGGCCACAGTCTCGGCGATCGGCTATACCCATAGAGACTTCGATCCTATCGATGCCGACCCACTGCATTATCCAAAAACGGTCGGGCATTACTGGGAAGGCTATGACCGTAACGCAGGTTCGGGGGCATACCGCCCTCCGACGTTGATTGAGCGTATTCGTCAAGCGAAGCGTAATCTCGTTAAAGGCGATACCGCACACCATAGCGTTGAGGAAGTCGCCAAGGGGCTTCTCCACCTGGTGAACCTCACCAACCTCACCACCAAGATTAAGGTAGGGGCCCGGCAGCACGTCCAAGTTCAGCAACTTTTAACTAACCCAGAAGACTTGGCTACCTACCAACAACTGGTGGTTGAGCTGCTGTTCACATCCAACATCATCAGCACCGACAACTGGTCATCCTACGCACGCCGCTTCTCCAACTTGGCATCAGTGCTTGCTGGAGCGCATGAGCAACCCGAGACAGCACAGGGGTACCTTACTTGGGTAGCGGAAAGCGCAGAGGTTGTGCAGGAAGGGGCTGTACAGAATGCAGTGAATACCTTCCGAAGCACTCATGAAAATGACGTGGTGGACATCAAACTCGGCTCTATTCATTCGAGCAAGGGGCAGACCCACACTGCGACGCTTGTGCTTGAAACGTTCAACTACGAGCACTTCATCGCGAGTTTGCTGCCGTGGGCTGCCGGGCAAAACAGCCACGGCGGGGCTCGACCTGGAAAGAGAACTACCCAGCGCCTACTAGCCATGTATGTAGCGATGACACGCCCGACTCACCTGCTCTGCCTGGCAATCAGCAGACGAGCGCTCGGCGAGGGAGAAGCATTCGAAGCCAACTGCGTGCAGCTTCGCGAGCAGGGTTGGGACATCCAGCATTTGTAG